A window of Hydrogenophilus thermoluteolus genomic DNA:
TGGCGCAATGCCCAAGAAGACCCTGAAGCCAGAGCAAAGATCGCTGTTATTCGATCAAATTTAGGCTTAGGGAAACGCTAATCTTTAGTTCAGCCGGCGAATCAACCACTTTGGTGTGCTAAATGTAACGATCATCCTATAAAACCCAATGTAGACCACCGCAAAGAGGGCACACGACACAACCATCACCGCGGGATATTGCCACCACAAAACAGCGGGAAAAACCGCAATTAGGGTGAGCACCCATAGATAAGGCGAAGTAGCAGAATTGCGTGCTACTGTACGGGAACACGGGTTAGAACTGCACCGAACAAGGCGCAGATATACCAAAGAGTGCAAATGCATACGGTCTGGAAGTCCTGGTGAAGCACCTCGAGAGAATTTACGGCGGCAAATTGAAAAAAGCGTTTCCGTAACCGGATAAGAACAAACGAGCAAGCAAAACCACGGCGAAACTTGCGGATGGCGTACCACCAAAAGCACAGCAACTTCCGCCAACACGAAACCGACCAGATAGGCCCCTCCATCACCCAAGAAAATTTTTCCGCCGGGCCAATTCCAAGCCATAAAACCAAGGAGTGCTCCGATCATCGTCAAGCACACCTGCAAAAGCAAGGCATCTTCCAGCTGCCATGCCACCAGCCCAAAAGCTGAAAACATCAGGATCGACGAACCAGAGGCAAGACCGTTGAAGCCATCGATAATGTTGATTGCGTTCGCCACTCCCGCTACCGCCACCATCGTCAGCACCCAGGCCAGAAATGGCACGTTACTCAACAGATCATCCACCCCCGGAATCCCTAATCGGTTCAATACCGAACCTACCAACCCCATGCCCCATGCAGCAGAAATCCCTGTTGCCAACAACCGAGGTAACACCCCAACACGTTTCGTCAAATCTTCAGCAAGGCCTGTCGCAAAAGCCGGCAGCCCCGCCAACAGAAG
This region includes:
- a CDS encoding MraY family glycosyltransferase translates to MAAVVAWSVTAVIVRWSHWHHHLTADHDLNGVQKFHAQPVPRIGGVSILLALLLAWSASWLWEQQSPDAVFLLLAGLPAFATGLAEDLTKRVGVLPRLLATGISAAWGMGLVGSVLNRLGIPGVDDLLSNVPFLAWVLTMVAVAGVANAINIIDGFNGLASGSSILMFSAFGLVAWQLEDALLLQVCLTMIGALLGFMAWNWPGGKIFLGDGGAYLVGFVLAEVAVLLVVRHPQVSPWFCLLVCSYPVTETLFSICRRKFSRGASPGLPDRMHLHSLVYLRLVRCSSNPCSRTVARNSATSPYLWVLTLIAVFPAVLWWQYPAVMVVSCALFAVVYIGFYRMIVTFSTPKWLIRRLN